One window from the genome of Microcebus murinus isolate Inina chromosome X, M.murinus_Inina_mat1.0, whole genome shotgun sequence encodes:
- the RHOXF1 gene encoding rhox homeobox family member 1: MDHGHNYHDDPRYHCLGVYEVEVRARPVLGAAALARGVHIGEGAPGLMDDVNHEVYFNHDGYINHSGGYIDPNGYIDNDAYIDHDAYIDQNGYIDHEEDVNREGDVNHEGDVSHEGDVNHEGDVNHEGGSGGGSGGGDASDQEPRQEQLEKPAHAAEHDQQPRNRRRRRIQRNNFTALQLRELENAFRYTRYPDVLTRRELARRMGVTEERVQVWFKNKRAKWRRNQRASMLNNVPPAIVNHVIVLLLD, translated from the exons ATGGATCATGGGCACAACTACCATGATGACCCCCGCTACCACTGCCTTGGGGTGTACGAGGTAGAAGTAAGAGCCAGACCTGTTCTGGGTGCAGCAGCATTAGCAAGAGGTGTCCACATTGGTGAAGGAGCCCCTGGCCTAATGGACGACGTGAACCATGAGGTCTACTTCAACCATGATGGTTACATCAACCACAGTGGTGGCTACATTGACCCCAATGGCTACATCGACAATGATGCCTACATCGACCATGATGCCTACATCGACCAAAATGGCTATATCGACCACGAGGAAGACGTGAACCGTGAGGGAGACGTGAACCATGAGGGAGATGTGAGCCACGAGGGAGACGTGAACCATGAGGGAGATGTGAACCACGagggcggcagcggcggcggcagtgGCGGGGGTGACGCCAGCGACCAGGAGCCCAGGCAGGAGCAACTGGAGAAGCCAGCCCACGCCGCTGAGCATGATCAGCAACCCCGAAACCGGCGCCGCCGTCGAATCCAGCGCAATAACTTCACAGCATTGCAGCTGCGGGAGCTGGAAAATGCTTTCAGATATACTCGATACCCTGATGTGCTCACAAG AAGGGAGCTTGCAAGACGCATGGGTGTGACTGAAGAAAGAGTGCAG GTTTGGTTTAAGAATAAAAGGGCCAAGTGGAGGAGAAATCAGAGGGCATCAATGCTCAATAACGTACCACCTGCTATCGTGAATCACGTTATCGTCCTACTGTTAGATTAG